TGTTGTTTTACCCATAGACTGTTGTCCAAAAACTACAAGTCTAGGTAATTCATTATGTATATTgcatattttaaatatttgcaaagcatataaatataatgcATTCGCATTTGTTGTATCTTTCATCTTATCATAAAATACTTCAACCAACTCTAACTTCTCTCGACTTATTGAATTCAAGTCGAATATCTTGTCACTCCCGTTACCATGCTCCAtcattaattatatttttattcaataattttataaaattataaattttaacatacatatatacatatatatatatatatgtatcatATAACTTAAAAACAACTagaattattttcttattatatcatttaaaaaaatatatacactatataatatatatattatttggtctttattataaatatttattattttattatatatttaacaacaattattttatacatatatataaatatatatatatatatatatatatatatacataaatattatatataacaaaccaaaaaaataataaaacataaaaataaaatcaaagtctacaaatatttttcttatataattatatattattttataatattaaaaaaaaaaaaaaatcacaaaatgaatatataaataaaaaatatacatatgttatattatatattatatcatttttatatcatatatttttaaaaaaatttatacacttgaatttttttttttttttttttttttttttttttttacaattttttattaattataaaataattatataaaaaaaaaaaaaaaaaaaaaaaaaaaaaaaaaaaaaaaaaaaaaaaaaaaaaaaaaaaaNNNNNNNNNNNNNNNNNNNNNNNNNNNNNNNNNNNNNNNNNNNNNNNNNNNNNNNNNNNNNNNNNNNNNNNNNNNNNNNNNNNNNNNNNNNNNNNNNNNNattaaaaagaaaaaaaaaaaaaaaaaaaaaaaaagtgttgatcacatatatatatatatatatatatattatatttataggataaaaaaaaaatatatttataaatatatgaaaataagatgaattaaaaattttaaaatattaaaatttcataatattttttctaaaatatattatgtatgTGTGTCAgttcttttatttaaagatatatttaaaaaacaaacaaatatataaataaatgatattatctttttataataatacatatgatatccttttttttcagtaatatatatatatatatatattgcattcttttcttattctcaatataaacatatttatttttgtatatattattttattatctttataatttttcaatGGGTTTCATACCTAAGAGTTCCATACATAactgaaaaaaaaaaaaaaaaaaaaaaaatatacatacaaatatattatatatatatatatatatatatatatatattttgttatacCTTTAATAACGATTTCGTTATTGAACATAAAAGTAATCGTGACTTTTCATTTTCACTATTCAAAACTTTGCAGTTTTCATAAAAAGCTGTAAAGGTAGTGGTTAAATCGTACATATATTCTGCAAgtctataaaaaaaaaaaaaaaaaaaaagaataaatgaaagaatgcataaaagaaagaaatttcgtatttataaaaaaatatatatatatatatatttttttccttacTTATGAACTAgcatattttttaatatataataaaagatatCTGGGAATTTCAAAATATGTAATCCTAAATTTATTTCGTACATGTTAGTTAAACTTAACTCCtctaaaataaaaagaaatgaaatatacacatatatattacatacatattatatatatatatatatatatattattattattacacaactttttatattgaaattatatatttatataaattcaaaatatatatatttatgtgtatatatatcatgtatttatatgttttagAACCTTTTGATATATCTTCCACATTTATGGTGGATTTTCTAAAAATTGAACATATTCTTGAATAAccatatattatatatatacccGTATTTCCtgaaaaaagaataaataaatataaatatatacatatatgatatgtataatatagaattttttttttttaaacactttatatatttaggaatatgtcttttttataaattacCTTTTACATTTAacatattatcatatgaAAATTTATAGTCTGAGTTTCTGTGCTGTTTTAAATCGAAGTATTTTATGGCGCTAACACATAAGGATTCACTTAATTGGTCTATATCTACATctaaaatataaaaatgaaatatacatatatatatatatatattaactCACATACATAGAAcatcaaaatatatatatttttatttatttttttttttttactttcGAAGTAGCTCTTTTCTTCTTCACTTTTTCTTTCAATTCTCTGCAACAAGTCGCGCTTTGCTCTTTCTGTTCCTTcattaattaaattaatcAATTTAACAGTTGTTCCACTTCGGgttttaaattttttacTATCTTCATTTAAAACAAAACCAAATCCTACATGCATTAACTTTGCATTTTTATCTCCCCAATTCGTTTTTTTAACTAAATCAAAAATTGTTTCAAAATGTGTTACTTGACCAATATCAgtaacatatataatacaattGCAATTTAATTGTGTTAATCTATAATGCAATGCAGCTACATCTGTAGAATCATAACCATATCCACCATTAGatttttgtaaaaataatggTACTTTAAAATTTTCTGATTGATAACATAATGCATCTcctatatttattaataatttattttcctttAACAAATCCATAACATTCGATAACATAGGTATATAGAATGATTCACCAACATactttaattttatatctaatattttatataacttATCAAACTCTTTTTTACTACTTTCACATAATTTATTCCATATGAATTTACAATCTTCATCATTGTTTTGTAATTTAATTGCATTTTCTTTGGATGATTCTTCAAATTCTTTATCGGCAtcatacatttttttaGATTCCTGATATAAACTTGTTAAATTACTTAAATCTGGCATTTCTTCTTTAAAATTCGGATAATgtgtttttatataatttataatcATACCAAATTGAGTACCCCAATCACCTACATGATTAACTCGATGCgtattaatttttaaaaattcaaaTACTCTACATATACTGTCACCTATTATAGTTGATCGTAAATGACCAACATGCATCTCTTTAGCTATATTTGGTGAAGAAAAATCAACCAATACATTACCATAATTTTCATTACTTTCctttatatcatttatatttacacttatatctatatttttaccattaaacaatttttttaatgatGTCTCAATATACTCCTTTGATAACTTCACTGTTATAAAACCTTGTGGTGACGATTTTATTTCATCAAATATAGTTTCGTTTATATTGGAAATTATAAATTCTGATATTTTTTGGGCATTTTCATACTTTAATTCctttccatattttttataaatatttatagCGTTATTGcctaaaaaaaaaaaaaaaaaaaaaaaatacacatatatataagatatatttcatatatacgtgcattataacatttacatataattataacagaatatatattttatttattatattattttatttatattaatatgtttgttattttaataaaatttttttttggcTAGCATTGATATTTCTGTATGAACGGGTCaggtaaaaaaaataaataaaataaaacaaaattaatatatatatatatatataatattacattGAAAATGTCCAAATTTAAGATTGGCATAAGTAACAATAGCATCTTCACAAATAGAAGGGAAACATTTTTGAATAGAATTTTGAAATATGGTTTTTATCTTCTTTGTTAAACATTCCATTGTTATCAAACAAGAGTAATGTGacaattaaaaaatatacaaatggacaaaaaaatatatacataaatatatatatatatatatattaaatcTATAATAGTCTAGGTAGttgaataaaaaaataatagtattataatttatatatatatatgataatattaagaTAATATCCAcaacaatatataaacatgtgaataaaataagagcaaaatatattacaataaaaaaaacaacTAAAACgataattaaaataataatatgtatgtattaaaatttaaaaataagttgacatttcaatatattattatttttttttttaaataaaaatatttatatacatacatacataaatatatatatatatatatatgtaaaaaaaaaaaaaaattcttgtagaatatattttaaaaaaatataaaaatatatttttacaagttaaaaaaaaaaattgtcaaaaaaatatttgaaaaaaagatttatttatatatatgttaaattaaaattaaattaaataaaatttaaaataaaattaatttatggatgaattaaaaaaaaaagaaaaagaaaaagaaattatttttgatagtataaattttatcatagcttaaatttaaaataaaaatttttattattaaaatataagaaatataaaatttagttatatttatatataataaaattagaatgttt
This region of Plasmodium gaboni strain SY75 chromosome 12, whole genome shotgun sequence genomic DNA includes:
- a CDS encoding putative arginine--tRNA ligase, which produces MECLTKKIKTIFQNSIQKCFPSICEDAIVTYANLKFGHFQCNNAINIYKKYGKELKYENAQKISEFIISNINETIFDEIKSSPQGFITVKLSKEYIETSLKKLFNGKNIDISVNINDIKESNENYGNVLVDFSSPNIAKEMHVGHLRSTIIGDSICRVFEFLKINTHRVNHVGDWGTQFGMIINYIKTHYPNFKEEMPDLSNLTSLYQESKKMYDADKEFEESSKENAIKLQNNDEDCKFIWNKLCESSKKEFDKLYKILDIKLKYVGESFYIPMLSNVMDLLKENKLLINIGDALCYQSENFKVPLFLQKSNGGYGYDSTDVAALHYRLTQLNCNCIIYVTDIGQVTHFETIFDLVKKTNWGDKNAKLMHVGFGFVLNEDSKKFKTRSGTTVKLINLINEGTERAKRDLLQRIERKSEEEKSYFENVDIDQLSESLCVSAIKYFDLKQHRNSDYKFSYDNMLNVKGNTGIYIIYGYSRICSIFRKSTINVEDISKEELSLTNMYEINLGLHILKFPDIFYYILKNMLVHKLAEYMYDLTTTFTAFYENCKVLNSENEKSRLLLCSITKSLLKLCMELLGMKPIEKL